Part of the Thermoplasma sp. Kam2015 genome, ATTACCACAAAAGGTATTTTCTATTATTTAAAACTCTATTATGGGCTGGTGAAAGGATAGATGAGGCTCTTTCAATAAGGCCTATAGATATTCATTTAGATATCAATACAATTGATTTAATAACATCGAAGAGGAGCAGGCCTGTGATAAGGACAATCCCGTTACATAGAGATCCAAAGGATGCAATGATGTCATATTTTATAGAGTTCCATATTGACATGAAGTCCAGGGAAAGGATATTTCCAATGAAAAGGCAGGCCATTGATTTGTATTTAAAAAGGATGCAGAGGGATTTAAAATTTAAAATCCATGCGCACAAGTTCAGGCATACATTTGGTGTAAAAACAATAATGAACCATGTTCCATTATCCGTGCTCCAGGAATGGCTGGGCCATTCAAGCATATTCACAACAAGCATTTATACACAGATTACTGGAATGGATACAAGCCAGTTTATGGAGAATATGAGGTGATGGGGTGGTATTTATAGAGGGGTTAGGAGCTTGAGAAAAGCAGTAAAACCTCTCTTCGGACAGGAGATACACGAACACCCCTCAATAAAATGAGCTATAAATTATCTTTCCATATTTTTGTATCAGCCATGAGAAACGAGTGTACGATACCTGAGTGGGATAGGTGCGGACCGAATACGCGCCTGTGGAGATCGCAACATCGGGCTTGTACGGAATATATCCGTACAGGCAGAGATCTCTTCGATGAAAGGAGAAATCGAAGATTCAGCTAGGGGCAGCTCAAGCCTTTGCCCTTTTGCATGACAATAATGTGCTCCTTAAGCATCGTACTTGACGTTTCGCCGGATACATTGGTCGGGCTGTTTCTTAGAGGCATCCTCTTATTTGGTATATCCCTTACAAACGTTGCTATGTGGGCGAATCCCTGCGATTCAAAGAAATCCCGTATCGCGTCTGAGGTGGGAAGTATTACCGAGGCGACAGTTCTATTGGCTACAACATAGCAGGCATATCCATTTGCTTTCAGGACTCTAGATACGTTTACAATGGAACTAAGAAGGTCAGCATAGAAGGATGAAACTTCCAAGGCCCTTTCGTAATTCTTATTTGAAACAGCCGATATGGCCTTATTCAAGACCTCTGATGGAAACTCATCTATGCTCTTAGCCTTAGACCCGCCCATCAGTTTCTTGTCAATATTTCTATCGGTTAGCCCCAGCCATATGGACGAGAATTTAGAGTACTGGCCAT contains:
- a CDS encoding site-specific integrase — encoded protein: MDEALSIRPIDIHLDINTIDLITSKRSRPVIRTIPLHRDPKDAMMSYFIEFHIDMKSRERIFPMKRQAIDLYLKRMQRDLKFKIHAHKFRHTFGVKTIMNHVPLSVLQEWLGHSSIFTTSIYTQITGMDTSQFMENMR